One genomic segment of Helianthus annuus cultivar XRQ/B chromosome 14, HanXRQr2.0-SUNRISE, whole genome shotgun sequence includes these proteins:
- the LOC110907088 gene encoding pollen-specific leucine-rich repeat extensin-like protein 2 has translation MEMDDDPDPEMQTGTPGHPISVSSGSPFLGSPYRGPDSYQERMVAYDWYFTPSYHNSLAQPPLVEPQLQAVSPPPLPVEEPPQQPPQPPPEPPRRRRNARISVRGGPRFSSPQGSSSYTPIPEDPQMGGPSHPVPENDPPPASHAPPPPMGFDNPIPIYPGSSGYNPFENPSGYPSDYGNHDPYLTAAQYNALYPSSYPPVYPTGYPVQGYQCPPYQQPPPPQQV, from the coding sequence ATGGAGATGGATGACGACCCGGACCCAGAAATGCAAACCGGAACACCGGGCCACCCAATTAGCGTCTCAAGCGGTTCCCCATTTCTGGGATCGCCATACCGAGGGCCTGATTCATACCAAGAGAGGATGGTCGCGTATGATTGGTACTTTACTCCTTCGTACCATAACTCTCTTGCTCAACCTCCTTTGGTTGAACCCCAACTTCAAGCAGTTTCACCTCCACCACTTCCTGTTGAGGAGCCGCCTCAACAGCCACCTCAGCCACCTCCCGAGCCTCCGAGGCGAAGGAGGAATGCACGAATATCCGTGCGAGGAGGACCTCGATTCAGTTCTCCTCAGGGTTCAAGTTCTTACACTCCTATTCCTGAGGACCCCCAAATGGGTGGACCCTCGCACCCGGTACCGGAAAACGATCCTCCGCCGGCTTCCCATGCACCACCGCCACCAATGGGTTTCGACAACCCGATCCCGATTTACCCAGGTTCTTCTGGGTACAACCCTTTTGAAAACCCATCTGGATACCCATCGGATTATGGAAACCATGATCCATACCTTACTGCTGCACAATACAATGCACTTTATCCATCTTCTTACCCTCCAGTTTACCCAACTGGATATCCGGTGCAGGGGTATCAATGCCCCCCATATcagcaacctcctcctccccaACAGGTGTAA
- the LOC110907087 gene encoding uncharacterized protein LOC110907087, producing the protein MDTVIDTSGCAKEDIMKFVSQSFKGDALTWWKALVQAIGKVPLYNLSWNKFVDLVKDTYCPQHEVERIETDFLTLVMKDLDCRSYVTSFNSMSRLVPYLVTPEPNRIARFIGGLAPEVKGNVKASKPATYRSAVDLSLSLTLDVVRSRAKKATDDGKRKREEDKSPQSNKKSKGNFGSKKGQPSDKPSCNEKGHVKTNCPKNDKKPEEAKKNNARVFQMNAREAVNDENVITGADKSFVDHKFCKSLNLSIKTLDIKYEVKLVDGYDIVLGMDWLSHNQAQIACDKKLVIIKTPSGKSATIQGDTQYGLPSNVSILKVSQCLKSGCVIYMAQVTVNDPKPKIEDIPIISEYPDVFPNDQVDHEKHLRCILGLLRQEKLYAKFSKCEFWLREVQFHGHVVSERGIQVDPAKIEAI; encoded by the exons ATGGATACTGTGATAGACACCAGTGGATGTGCTAAGGAAGATATAAtgaagtttgtgtctcaatcttTCAAGGGCGATGCCCTCACTTGGTGGAAAGCATTAGTGCAAGCCATTGGAAAGGTTCCTTTGTATAACCTTTCATGGAACAAGTTTGTTGATTTGGTGAAGGATACTTattgtcctcaacatgaagtcgAGAGGATAGAAACTGACTTCCTCACTTTGGTAATGAAGGATCTGGAttgtagatcctatgtgactagCTTCAACTCGATGTCGAGGCTTGTACCATACTTAGTCACCCCTGAACCCAATCGCATTGcgcgttttatcggtggtttggCCCCTGAAGTGAAAGGGAATGTTAAGGCTTCTAAGCCAGCCACTTATAGATCTGCTGTGGatctatctttgtccctcactcttgATGTTGTGAGGAGTAGGGCAAAGAAAGCTACCGATGATGGGAAAAGGAAGAGAGAGGAAGACAAGTCTCCTCAGTCAAACAAGAAGAGTAAAGGGAACTTTGGTTCCAAGAAGGGGCAGCCAAGTGACAAACCTAG ttgcaatgaaaaggggcacgtCAAAACAAATTGCCCCAAGAATGATAAGAAGCCCGAGGAGGCAAAGAAAAACAATGCGAGAGTTTTTCAGATGAACGCAAGGGAAGCGGTGAACGACGAgaacgtcataacag gtgctgataAGTCTTTTGTTGACCATAAGTTTTGTAAGTCACTAAATTTGTctattaagactctagacataaaatatgaggtaaaGCTTGtcgatg GGTATGATATAGttttgggcatggattggttgtcgcataaccaagcccaaattgcctgtgACAAAAAGCTAGTTATTATCAAAACCCCTTCTGGTAAATCTgccactattcaaggagatacacaATATGGGTTGCCCAGCAATGTGTCTATTCTCAAGGTATCGCAGTGTTTGAAGAGcggatgtgtcatttacatggcgcAAGTGACTGTGAATGATCCGAAGCctaagattgaagacattccgaTCATCTCTGAgtatcctgatgtctttcctaacga CCAAGTTgatcacgagaagcaccttcggTGTATCTTAGGATTGCTTCGACAGGAGAAattgtatgctaaattctccaaaTGCGAGTTCTGGCTCCGTGAAGTCCAATTTcatggacatgttgttagtgagcgtggtatccaagttgATCCCGCCAAGATAGAAGCCATATGA